The Streptomyces sp. NBC_01298 genome contains the following window.
GGTCTGATCCGTGCCATGCCCGGCTGGGAGATCAACCTGTGGGGCCACACCCTCGTCCTGGGCGTGTTCATCCCGCTGGTCATCTTCCCGCTGGTGCTGGTCGTGATCGCGGTCTACCCGTTCATCGAGTCCTGGGTCACCGGGGACAAGCGCGAGCACCACATCCTGGACCGCCCGCGCAACGCCCCGACCCGTACGGGCTTCGGTGTGGCATGGCTGACGTGGTACGTCATCCTGCTGATCGCCGGTGGAAACGACATGTTCGCGCAGTACTTCCACCTGTCGATCAACTCGATCACCTGGTTCGCGCGCATCGGGTTCTTCGTCGGCCCGGTCATCGCCTTCGTCATCACCAAGCGGATCTGCCTCGGCCTCCAGCGCCGGGACCGGGACAAGGTGCTGCACGGTCGCGAGACCGGCATCATCAAGCGCCTGCCGCACGGTGAGTTCGTCGAGGTCCACGAGCCGCTCTCGCAGGGCAAGCTGCACACGCTCACCTCGTACGACCAGTACAAGCCCGCCGAGATCGGCCCCACGGTCGACGAGAACGGTGTCGTGCGCAAGGTGAACCCGCTGGAGAAGCTCCGCGTCAAGCTCAGCAAGGGCTACTACGCGGAGAACAACCAGATCCCGAAGCCCACGGTCGAGGAGTACAAGGAGATCCAGAGCGGCCACGGCCACCACTGATCTCCCGCGTCACGGCTTCACGCGCTTCACACGTTTCACGCGGTACGCACCACGCATGACTGCTTGAGGGACTGATTTCGGTCAGTCCTGGTGTCGCCACGGTGAGAGCCCCGTCCAGTGTCTGGACGGGGCTCTTTGCCGTCCCCGGGGCTGGATAGGCTGAAGCCCTTCCCATTCGACGTGGAATCCTCGATGAGCAGCAGGAGCGGACCATGAACCTGGTGACCCCGGCAGGCGGCGACAGCGTGGCGGCCCGCGGCTGGCCGGGCCTTCTGGACGCCCTGCTGACCGGCCGGGACCTCGGCGCCGACGACACGGCCTGGGCCATGGACCGGATCATGCGCGGGGAGGCCACCGACGCCCAGATCGCCGGCTTCGCCGTCGCGCTGCGGGCCAAGGGGGAGACCGTGGCCGAGATCAACGGCCTGGTCCGCGCCATGTACGAACACGCCAACCTGATCGAGGTGCCGGGCCGGACGGTGGACATCGTCGGCACCGGCGGCGACGGGGCCAAGACGGTCAACATCTCCACGATGTCGGCGATCGTGGTGGCCGGTACGGGCGCCAAGGTGGTCAAGCACGGCAACCGGGCCGCGTCCTCCGCGAGCGGCTCCTCGGACGTCCTGGAGAAGCTGGGTGTCAACCTCGACCTCACCCCCGCGCGGGTCGCGGAGGTCGCCGAGGAGGCCGGGATCACCTTCTGCTTCGCGGTGAAGTTCCATCCCGCCCTGCGGCACGTGGCGGCGGCCCGCCGCGAGCTCGGCATCCGCACCACCTTCAACTTCCTGGGCCCGCTGACCAATCCGGCGCGGGTCCGCGCGCAGGCCACCGGTGTGGCCGACGCGCGGGTGGCCCCGATCGTCGCGGGCGTCCTGGCGGAGCGGGGCTCTTCGGCGCTGGTCTTCCGCGGCGACGACGGGCTCGACGAGCTCACCACCACGGCGA
Protein-coding sequences here:
- the trpD gene encoding anthranilate phosphoribosyltransferase, giving the protein MNLVTPAGGDSVAARGWPGLLDALLTGRDLGADDTAWAMDRIMRGEATDAQIAGFAVALRAKGETVAEINGLVRAMYEHANLIEVPGRTVDIVGTGGDGAKTVNISTMSAIVVAGTGAKVVKHGNRAASSASGSSDVLEKLGVNLDLTPARVAEVAEEAGITFCFAVKFHPALRHVAAARRELGIRTTFNFLGPLTNPARVRAQATGVADARVAPIVAGVLAERGSSALVFRGDDGLDELTTTATSRVWWVRDGEVREQGFDPRDIGIPLVDVSALGGADASYNADVARRLLAGETGPVRDAVLLNSAAALVALDPGTGTLEEQLAAGVVRAAESVDSGAARDALARWVAASNA